The Limanda limanda chromosome 13, fLimLim1.1, whole genome shotgun sequence genome has a window encoding:
- the LOC133017532 gene encoding sodium- and chloride-dependent GABA transporter 2-like, whose protein sequence is MKPAANPMKELMKDDSIPNPPTSECIERGQWANKREFFLAVVGQIVGLGNVWRFPYLCFKNGGGVFLIPYVLFLVTCGIPIFFLEVSVGQLTGQGYITCWRKICPILEGVGYGGLVIMLYTSMYYIVILAWGFFYLFSSFNSELPWVSCNNTWNTGECVDFLVNHSSNNPKSPNATSPVEEFWQRRVLGLSGGIEEMGSIRWDLAGCLLLSWIICYFCVWKGVKSSGKVVYFTVTFPYLMMIVLLIRGLTLPGAIDGIRFYLSPDPTQLANPQVWMDAASQVFFSYAVCSGCLTSLGSYNKFNNNCYKDAFALCLLNSTTSFVAGFAIFSILGFMSYELGVDIATVAESGPGLAFIAYPRAVAMMPLPQLWAACFFLMIVFLGVDSQFVYLECMVTSISDMHPSFFLTGHRRKLLLLVICGVCLLIGLCMVTEGGIYVFQLFDYYACSGIPLLLIGSLETIFIGWVYGADRYYNNIRDMIGYIPSLYMKYCWKFITPCLSASVLLFSLIKLTPLTYNNTYHYPWWGHVLGLLLGASSVLMVPLWCLYSLTVTPGTLRQRVKMVTAPADDMFRAPGETCTSKTCTVNKPNDTELDEASKDLGEGLLHGEGQTVV, encoded by the exons ATGAAGCCAGCAGCCAATCCAATGAAGGAGCTGATGAAAGATGACAGTATTCCAAATCCTCCCACATCAGAGTGTATTGAGAGAGGCCAGTGGGCCAACAAGAGGGAGTTCTTTTTGGCAGTAGTTGGTCAAATCGTTGGCCTGGGAAATGTTTGGAGATTTCCATATCTCTGCTTCAAAAATGGAGGTG GTGTTTTCCTGATTCCTTATGTTTTGTTCCTGGTCACATGTGGAATCCCCATCTTCTTTCTGGAGGTGTCTGTGGGGCAGCTTACTGGTCAGGGTTACATCACATGTTGGAGGAAAATATGCCCTATACTTGAAG GTGTAGGCTATGGCGGTCTAGTAATTATGCTTTACACTTCGATGTATTACATCGTCATCTTGGCTTGGGGATTCTTCtacctcttctcctccttcaactCTGAGCTCCCCTGGGTCAGTTGTAACAACACCTGGAATACAG GGGAATGTGTGGATTTTCTAGTCAATCATTCATCAAATAATCCCAAATCTCCAAATGCAACATCTCCAGTTGAGGAATTCTGGCA GAGAAGAGTCCTGGGTTTGTCAGGAGGAATTGAAGAGATGGGTAGTATCCGCTGGGACCTGGCTGGATGTCTTCTGCTGAGCTGGATTATTTGTTACTTCTGTGTCTGGAAAGGAGTCAAGTCTTCAGGAAAG gtcGTCTACTTCACAGTCACATTTCCTTATTTGATGATGATTGTGTTGTTGATCCGCGGTCTGACTTTGCCAGGAGCGATAGATGGTATTCGATTTTATCTTTCTCCTGATCCGACACAGCTGGCTAATCCTCAG GTGTGGATGGATGCTGCCAGCCAGGTGTTCTTCTCTTATGCTGTGTGCAGTGGCTGTTTGACATCTTTGGGAAGTTACAACAAATTCAACAACAACTGCTACAA GGATGCATTTGCCCTGTGCTTACTGAACAGTACAACCAGCTTTGTTGCTGGCTTTGCAATATTCTCCATCCTTGGCTTCATGTCCTATGAGTTGGGTGTTGACATCGCAACAGTGGCCGAATCAG GTCCCGGCCTGGCATTCATTGCCTATCCTCGAGCAGTTGCAATGATGCCATTACCCCAACTCTGGGCTGCCTGTTTCTTTCTTATGATTGTCTTCCTTGGAGTGGATAGTCAG TTTGTGTATCTGGAATGTATGGTAACATCCATATCAGATATGCATCCGTCCTTCTTTTTAACTGGTCATCGACGTAAACTACTCCTGCTGGTCATCTGTGGCGTGTGCTTACTCATCGGTCTCTGCATGGTCACTGAG GGAGGAATCTATGTATTTCAGCTTTTTGACTACTACGCCTGTTCTGGTATCCCACTCTTACTTATTGGCAGTTTGGAGACCATTTTTATAGGATGGGTTTATG GTGCTGATCGTTACTACAATAACATCAGGGACATGATTGGCTACATACCTTCACTTTACATGAAATATTGTTGGAAGTTCATCACCCCATGTTTGTCTGCT AGCgttttgcttttctctctgatcAAACTCACCCCTCTGACATACAACAACACCTACCACTACCCATGGTGGGGCCATGTCCTTGGGTTACTTCTTGGAGCATCTTCAGTCCTCATGGTGCCGCTGTGGTGTCTCTACAGTCTGACTGTAACTCCAGGAACACTAAGACAG AGAGTGAAAATGGTTACCGCTCCAGCAGATGACATGTTTAGGGCACCAGGGGAGACATGTACATCTAAGACGTGTACTGTCAACAAACCTAACGATACGGAGTTAGATGAGGCCTCCAAAGACTTGGGAGAAGGCCTTCTACATGGAGAAGGTCAAACGGTAGTctag